In Deltaproteobacteria bacterium GWC2_55_46, a single window of DNA contains:
- a CDS encoding NADH-quinone oxidoreductase subunit G (Catalyzes the transfer of electrons from NADH to quinone) translates to MGKIYIENKAYEVNNGQNLLHACLSLGLDLPYFCWHPAMHSVGACRQCAVKQFKDESDTKGRIVMACMTPAASGARISIDDPEAKAFRANVIEWMMCSHPHDCPVCDEGGECHLQDMTLMTGHVSRSYRFRKRTYRNQYLGPFLNHEMNRCIQCYRCVRFYRDYAGGTDLNVFSSHDNVYFGRHEDGVLENEFSGNLAEVCPTGVFTDKTFKRHFTRKWDLQSAPSVCVHCGVGCNTIPGERYNELRRISNRYNGEVNRYFLCDRGRYGYEFVNGHRRLREPRQRGDGDDKRLTAKEAVIAAARLISSGKGAAGIGSPRASLEANFALRSLVGPDNFYMGVSGRDLRAITLASENLLNGPARSPSLREIEGSDAVLLIGEDVTNTAPVLALALRQAARNGPVTEASKLRIPFWDDGAVRTATQGMKGSFYLLAPYATKLDDIAKERYCASPDGMARLGFAIAHEIDKALPGVDDLPEDERELAGRIADGLMKAERPVVVAGMSLGSEPIINAAARVAWALCKAGKEAGLHYSFPECNSLGAAMLERKSLDEAFIAAGKGKHEIAIILENDLSRRLGPGYLEAIKSFRQIIVLDSIVTPASTAAGLLLPSASFAQSDGTLVNSEGRAQRHFKVFTAEAPVMESWRWISDIKKKLGIFGWGTINDITRELAKELPAFERLPDRWVGISGMKIARQTHRASGRTAVTAERTVFEPKPPEDPDAPFLFSMEGFHGQPPSPFIPRFWAPGWNSIQSVNKFQSEVGRALRGGDPGLRLIEPGHSLKEPSSLIIPPAFKRRKGEWLLVPIYHIFGSEEMSVLSPSVATLVPDPYLGLGAREAAIIGVRAGEELSVKVSGAVLRLPVRIISRLPEGLAGLPVLPDLPVLPLPGWCVLSKVKLSAA, encoded by the coding sequence ATGGGAAAGATATATATCGAAAACAAGGCGTACGAGGTGAACAACGGGCAGAACCTCCTGCACGCCTGCCTTTCGCTGGGCCTCGACCTTCCGTACTTCTGCTGGCACCCTGCCATGCACTCCGTAGGCGCGTGCCGCCAGTGCGCGGTCAAGCAGTTCAAGGATGAGAGCGACACAAAAGGGCGTATTGTAATGGCCTGCATGACGCCTGCGGCATCTGGAGCGCGGATCTCGATCGACGACCCGGAGGCGAAGGCCTTTAGAGCTAACGTCATAGAGTGGATGATGTGCAGCCACCCGCACGACTGCCCGGTCTGCGACGAGGGAGGAGAGTGCCATCTTCAGGACATGACACTCATGACAGGGCACGTAAGCCGGAGCTACAGGTTCAGGAAGCGCACGTACAGGAACCAGTACCTTGGCCCGTTCCTTAACCATGAGATGAACCGATGCATACAGTGCTACAGGTGCGTGCGCTTCTACCGCGATTACGCCGGAGGGACCGACCTTAACGTTTTCTCCTCCCACGATAACGTATATTTCGGCAGGCATGAGGACGGGGTCCTTGAAAACGAGTTCAGCGGCAACCTGGCAGAGGTCTGCCCAACTGGTGTCTTTACCGATAAGACGTTTAAAAGGCATTTTACGCGCAAGTGGGACCTGCAGAGCGCTCCTTCAGTCTGCGTCCATTGCGGGGTTGGGTGCAACACAATACCCGGCGAGAGATACAATGAGCTCCGCCGTATCAGTAACCGCTATAACGGCGAGGTAAACCGCTACTTCCTCTGCGACAGGGGGCGCTATGGATATGAGTTCGTGAACGGCCACAGACGCCTCCGTGAGCCTCGGCAAAGGGGCGATGGCGATGATAAGCGGTTGACCGCTAAAGAGGCTGTAATCGCCGCCGCGAGGCTCATCTCGTCGGGTAAAGGCGCGGCGGGTATAGGCTCGCCACGGGCCTCGCTTGAGGCCAACTTTGCTCTCCGCTCTCTTGTCGGCCCTGATAACTTCTATATGGGGGTATCAGGAAGGGATTTACGCGCGATCACCCTTGCCTCCGAAAACCTTCTTAACGGCCCGGCGCGCTCTCCATCGCTCCGTGAGATAGAAGGCTCTGACGCGGTCCTCCTTATCGGGGAGGATGTGACCAATACGGCACCGGTGCTTGCGCTCGCGTTGAGGCAGGCAGCGCGAAATGGACCTGTAACAGAGGCCTCGAAGCTCCGCATCCCCTTCTGGGACGATGGAGCGGTACGGACCGCCACACAGGGGATGAAAGGCTCTTTTTATCTTTTGGCCCCATACGCCACGAAGCTTGACGATATCGCGAAGGAGCGATATTGCGCTTCGCCTGACGGCATGGCTCGGCTGGGCTTCGCCATCGCGCATGAAATAGACAAGGCCCTGCCCGGAGTTGACGACCTGCCAGAGGATGAACGAGAGCTTGCGGGAAGGATAGCCGATGGCCTTATGAAGGCGGAGCGTCCGGTAGTGGTCGCCGGGATGAGTCTTGGAAGCGAGCCTATTATAAACGCCGCCGCGCGGGTGGCCTGGGCCCTCTGTAAAGCAGGCAAAGAAGCCGGGCTTCATTATTCCTTTCCTGAGTGCAATAGCCTTGGCGCGGCGATGCTTGAGAGGAAATCCCTCGACGAGGCGTTTATTGCCGCCGGCAAAGGAAAGCATGAAATAGCGATAATACTCGAGAATGACCTGTCGCGCCGCTTGGGACCTGGATATTTGGAGGCGATCAAAAGCTTCAGACAAATCATCGTTCTGGACAGTATCGTTACACCCGCGTCTACTGCCGCCGGACTGCTCCTCCCGTCGGCCTCTTTCGCCCAATCGGACGGGACGCTTGTAAATAGCGAGGGCAGGGCGCAGAGGCACTTCAAGGTATTCACTGCTGAAGCCCCTGTCATGGAAAGCTGGAGATGGATAAGCGATATCAAAAAAAAACTTGGCATCTTCGGTTGGGGGACCATCAATGATATCACAAGGGAACTGGCGAAAGAGCTTCCGGCCTTTGAAAGATTGCCTGACCGATGGGTCGGTATAAGCGGGATGAAGATAGCGCGCCAGACGCACAGGGCAAGCGGACGGACAGCCGTTACAGCAGAGAGGACCGTCTTTGAGCCAAAGCCGCCTGAAGACCCGGATGCCCCCTTTTTATTTTCAATGGAGGGCTTCCATGGGCAGCCCCCATCGCCCTTTATACCGCGATTCTGGGCCCCTGGCTGGAACTCGATACAGTCTGTGAATAAGTTTCAGTCGGAAGTCGGCCGTGCGCTCAGGGGCGGAGACCCGGGCTTGAGGCTTATCGAGCCTGGTCATAGTCTGAAAGAGCCTTCCTCACTCATTATCCCGCCGGCGTTCAAAAGGAGGAAGGGCGAATGGCTCCTTGTGCCCATCTACCATATATTCGGCTCAGAGGAGATGAGCGTCCTTTCGCCTTCAGTCGCAACGCTGGTACCCGATCCGTACCTGGGGCTTGGGGCTCGGGAGGCCGCCATTATCGGCGTAAGGGCTGGCGAGGAGCTATCCGTTAAGGTATCTGGAGCCGTCCTGAGACTCCCGGTAAGGATCATAAGCAGGCTGCCTGAGGGGTTGGCTGGCCTGCCTGTACTGCCGGATCTGCCGGTATTGCCCTTGCCAGGGTGGTGTGTCCTTTCGAAGGTAAAGCTCTCGGCGGCATAA
- a CDS encoding NADH-quinone oxidoreductase subunit H, with amino-acid sequence MKEVFAPLALIAGVIFVLTTVSAGLIWVERRLLALWQDRYGPNRVGPFGLLQVVADMIKILSKEDWTPPFSDRAVFILAPAIAMAAALLSFAVIPFAPGISVVDLNIGLLFVLGISSLSVYSIVLAGWASNSKYSLLGGVRGAAQMFSYEVFMGLSLMGVVMLSGSFDLREIVEAQRGLWYCVPQFPGLVIFFIAGLAATHRLPFDLPEAENELVAGYHTEYSGMKFGMFFVGEYLGITLICSLITTLFFGGWLGPVLPPVVWFFIKTFFFIFLFILLRASLPRPRFDQLMSFGWKVMLPLSLANVAVTGAVLLAL; translated from the coding sequence ATGAAAGAGGTATTTGCGCCTTTGGCCTTGATAGCGGGGGTTATTTTTGTCCTTACGACAGTAAGCGCGGGGCTTATCTGGGTGGAAAGGAGGCTCCTCGCCCTATGGCAGGACAGGTACGGCCCGAACAGGGTGGGCCCATTCGGCCTCCTGCAGGTCGTGGCGGACATGATAAAGATATTATCAAAGGAGGACTGGACCCCTCCGTTCTCTGACAGGGCCGTATTCATACTCGCACCGGCTATCGCAATGGCCGCGGCTCTCCTGTCCTTCGCTGTTATCCCGTTCGCGCCGGGCATATCCGTGGTGGACCTCAACATAGGCCTCCTTTTTGTGCTTGGCATATCTTCCTTAAGCGTCTACAGCATCGTGCTCGCCGGATGGGCGTCGAACAGCAAGTATTCGCTCCTCGGGGGTGTAAGAGGCGCCGCGCAGATGTTCTCCTATGAGGTCTTCATGGGCCTGTCTCTTATGGGGGTAGTGATGCTCTCAGGCTCCTTCGACCTAAGGGAGATAGTCGAGGCGCAAAGGGGGCTCTGGTACTGCGTGCCGCAGTTTCCAGGCCTTGTCATCTTCTTTATAGCAGGTCTTGCCGCCACGCACAGGCTTCCGTTCGACCTGCCGGAGGCTGAAAACGAGCTTGTAGCCGGCTACCATACCGAGTACTCCGGCATGAAGTTCGGCATGTTCTTCGTTGGCGAATATCTTGGCATCACGCTCATCTGCTCGCTTATCACTACCCTTTTCTTCGGCGGTTGGCTGGGCCCGGTCCTGCCGCCCGTAGTCTGGTTCTTCATAAAGACCTTTTTCTTCATCTTTCTTTTTATCCTCCTGAGGGCCTCTCTTCCAAGGCCCAGGTTCGACCAGCTCATGAGTTTCGGGTGGAAGGTGATGCTGCCGCTCTCTCTCGCTAACGTGGCTGTGACCGGGGCCGTATTGCTCGCGCTTTGA
- a CDS encoding NADH-quinone oxidoreductase subunit I: protein MVIWDILAHAFRPRVTVEYPEKKAYIPPRWRGRIILSRDPDGAERCVACYLCAVACPVDCIALQATEDDTGRRYPAFFRINFSRCIFCGYCEEACPTYAIQLTPDYEMSEYRRPSLVYEKEDLLISGTGKYPGYNYYRVAGIAIGGKGKGEAEGEEQPVDVRSLMP from the coding sequence ATGGTCATATGGGATATCCTCGCGCACGCGTTCAGGCCAAGGGTGACGGTAGAGTACCCCGAGAAGAAGGCCTATATCCCGCCGAGATGGCGCGGCAGGATAATACTTTCGCGCGACCCGGACGGGGCGGAAAGGTGCGTGGCATGTTATCTGTGCGCGGTCGCCTGCCCGGTGGATTGTATAGCCCTTCAGGCAACAGAGGATGATACCGGCAGGCGGTATCCGGCATTTTTTCGCATCAACTTCTCGAGGTGCATATTCTGCGGCTACTGCGAGGAGGCGTGCCCAACGTACGCGATACAGCTTACGCCGGACTATGAGATGAGCGAGTACAGGCGCCCGTCGCTCGTCTACGAAAAAGAGGACCTCCTTATAAGCGGGACCGGCAAGTACCCCGGATATAACTACTACAGGGTCGCCGGGATAGCCATAGGAGGCAAGGGAAAGGGCGAGGCGGAAGGTGAGGAACAGCCGGTGGACGTAAGGAGCCTCATGCCATGA
- a CDS encoding NADH dehydrogenase, which produces MHSLFYISSGVAILSTAFVITGVNPVRALLYLIVSLLAASLVFYSLGSPFAAALEVIIYVGAIMVLFVFVMMMLNPGPIQERQEEGLFSPGIWIGPSVLSFALLIELLLLLMPWGEVVETGYAPAGPKAVGYSLFGPYLIGVELASFLLLAAIVGAFHLGRKDVEGEGG; this is translated from the coding sequence ATGCATTCGCTATTTTATATCTCATCAGGCGTCGCCATCCTTTCCACGGCCTTTGTAATCACCGGGGTAAATCCCGTGCGCGCCCTCCTTTATCTTATCGTCTCGCTTCTTGCGGCCTCGCTCGTCTTCTATTCGCTCGGCTCTCCGTTTGCCGCCGCGCTCGAGGTGATAATCTACGTTGGAGCGATAATGGTCCTCTTCGTCTTCGTGATGATGATGCTCAATCCTGGGCCCATTCAGGAGCGGCAGGAAGAAGGGTTATTCAGCCCCGGCATCTGGATTGGCCCGTCGGTACTCTCTTTCGCGCTCCTTATTGAGCTTCTGCTGCTTCTAATGCCCTGGGGCGAGGTGGTCGAGACGGGTTACGCTCCCGCGGGGCCGAAGGCCGTCGGGTACTCTCTTTTCGGACCTTATCTCATCGGGGTCGAGCTCGCCTCTTTCCTATTATTGGCCGCTATCGTCGGCGCCTTCCATCTTGGCAGAAAAGATGTCGAGGGCGAGGGGGGCTGA
- a CDS encoding NADH-quinone oxidoreductase subunit K — MAGIPVEHALIVAFILFSLGLVGVLVRRNLVFMLMSIEVMLNSAGLAFISGGYRWGQPDGQVMFMFILAMAASEAAVGLALILRFYKSFKTLDADLASRMKG; from the coding sequence ATGGCCGGCATACCGGTTGAGCACGCGCTCATAGTTGCTTTCATATTGTTTTCTTTAGGCCTCGTCGGCGTGCTGGTGAGGCGTAACCTCGTTTTCATGCTCATGTCGATAGAGGTGATGCTCAATTCGGCGGGGCTCGCGTTCATCTCCGGCGGTTATCGCTGGGGGCAGCCCGACGGGCAGGTCATGTTCATGTTCATACTCGCCATGGCCGCCTCTGAGGCCGCCGTTGGCCTCGCGCTTATACTGAGGTTCTACAAGAGCTTTAAAACGCTCGACGCTGACCTCGCGAGCAGGATGAAGGGGTAG
- a CDS encoding NADH-quinone oxidoreductase subunit L, with protein sequence MLELLWLIPALPFTGAVFLTFANPRMNPGWAAVAGVTSIGLSALLAIAIAVSFISSPPPGNAFTQTLWTWISSGWFRPEVAFRLDPLSLVMVLVVTIVGFLIHLYSAEYMSGDEGYRRFFLYMNIFVGSMLTLVLADNLLLLYFGWEGVGVASYLLIGFWYGVPYNGYAARKAFIITRAGDTAFIIGIILLATTLGTLDIQEVMSRASAHWAGRGLAVIAASLLLAGALGKSAQLPLQTWLPDAMAGPTPVSALLHAATMVTAGVYLIARTHVLFELAPPVMGLVAAIGAATLIISAFSALVQTDIKRVLAYSTISQIGYMFLALGVGAWPAAIFHFMTHAFFKALLFLGAGAIIVAFKHERDIFSMGGARSAMPLAFWTFLAGAASLSAIPFATAGFYSKDLILSGAWSSGGYILWVAGTTGAFLTALYAFRVVFIVFFGERKAALARKPGMMISIPLVILALFSLAAGFVETPAFLGGVSLFTGFLQPVFSGPTRDAEDLLPLFITALVPVAGVLAAYFIYLKRSALAGRLAGSPVAQALRRLWLGGWGFDRLYDVLFVRPFLWLADKGRADILDLPFAAIAHLSVVINRALAITQSGRLRSYAAGLTIGAVLALFAVFLS encoded by the coding sequence ATGCTCGAACTCCTCTGGCTTATCCCGGCGCTTCCATTTACCGGCGCGGTCTTCCTGACGTTCGCCAATCCCCGCATGAACCCTGGGTGGGCAGCTGTCGCCGGGGTTACCTCGATAGGCCTTTCCGCCCTGCTTGCCATCGCCATAGCCGTTAGTTTCATAAGCTCCCCTCCGCCTGGCAACGCGTTTACGCAGACGCTATGGACCTGGATCTCTTCAGGCTGGTTCAGGCCAGAGGTCGCCTTCAGGCTCGACCCGCTCTCCCTTGTCATGGTCCTGGTCGTTACCATAGTCGGCTTTCTGATACACCTGTACTCAGCGGAGTACATGTCCGGGGACGAAGGGTACAGGCGTTTTTTCTTGTACATGAACATATTCGTCGGCTCGATGCTGACCCTTGTGCTCGCCGATAACCTGCTCCTCCTTTACTTCGGGTGGGAGGGCGTGGGTGTGGCAAGCTATCTCCTTATCGGCTTCTGGTACGGCGTTCCCTATAACGGTTACGCCGCGAGGAAGGCGTTCATAATCACGAGGGCAGGTGACACGGCGTTCATCATAGGCATTATCCTTCTGGCTACAACGCTCGGCACGCTCGATATACAGGAGGTCATGTCCAGGGCCTCTGCCCATTGGGCAGGCAGGGGGCTCGCGGTCATAGCCGCATCCCTTCTTCTTGCCGGGGCGCTCGGCAAATCAGCCCAGCTTCCCCTTCAGACCTGGCTCCCTGACGCGATGGCAGGCCCCACCCCTGTAAGCGCCCTCCTGCACGCTGCGACCATGGTGACCGCCGGGGTCTACCTTATCGCCCGTACGCACGTTCTTTTCGAGCTTGCGCCTCCTGTCATGGGCCTTGTCGCCGCGATAGGCGCGGCGACCCTCATTATTTCAGCCTTCAGCGCGCTCGTCCAGACCGATATAAAACGTGTGCTGGCGTACTCGACCATAAGCCAGATAGGCTATATGTTCCTTGCCCTCGGAGTGGGCGCGTGGCCGGCGGCCATATTCCATTTCATGACCCACGCGTTCTTCAAGGCCCTGCTCTTTCTCGGCGCCGGCGCTATCATTGTCGCCTTCAAGCACGAGCGTGATATCTTCAGCATGGGCGGGGCAAGGTCTGCCATGCCTCTCGCTTTCTGGACATTTCTAGCGGGGGCGGCCTCCCTGTCGGCCATTCCGTTCGCGACAGCCGGTTTCTACAGTAAAGACCTCATATTGTCAGGCGCGTGGTCTTCCGGCGGCTATATCCTCTGGGTTGCCGGTACTACAGGCGCATTCCTTACGGCTTTATACGCTTTCAGGGTCGTCTTCATCGTCTTCTTCGGCGAGAGAAAGGCAGCCCTTGCCCGCAAACCCGGGATGATGATCTCCATACCACTTGTCATCCTGGCCTTGTTTTCGCTCGCGGCTGGCTTCGTAGAAACGCCAGCCTTTCTTGGCGGCGTGAGTCTCTTTACAGGCTTTTTGCAGCCGGTCTTTTCCGGACCCACCCGCGACGCTGAGGACCTTCTGCCGTTGTTTATTACCGCCCTTGTACCTGTGGCAGGGGTTTTAGCGGCGTATTTTATCTATTTAAAAAGATCCGCGCTTGCAGGACGCCTTGCGGGCTCTCCAGTGGCACAAGCTTTAAGAAGACTCTGGTTGGGAGGCTGGGGCTTTGACAGGCTCTATGACGTTTTATTCGTCAGGCCTTTTCTCTGGTTGGCGGACAAGGGGAGGGCGGACATCCTTGATCTCCCGTTCGCGGCGATCGCTCATTTGAGCGTAGTGATAAACAGGGCCCTTGCCATCACCCAGTCAGGAAGGCTCAGGTCCTACGCTGCCGGGCTCACCATCGGCGCGGTACTCGCCCTCTTTGCGGTATTCCTGTCATGA
- a CDS encoding NADH dehydrogenase, which produces MILALLIAIPIAFGVLAWYSDRINASLPRRLSFLAMAIDLGLIVLLWAGAVPQEGVWIAEFKVNWVPQLGISLHFAMDGLSLVFTALTAALGLASIVASWTEVKERPGFFHFNLLWALAGIMGTFLSMDLFVFYFFWELMLFPMYFMISVWGHRKRHYASVKFFIFTQAGGLLMLVSILALYFIHGSSTGDYSFDFTDLSRTELSPVVEVLLMLGFLAAFAVKLPILPLHTWLPDAHTEAPAAGSVILAGLLLKTGAYGFIRFMLPLFPGASSLFAPLALVLGAAAVIYGALLAFAQRDIKRLVAYTSVSHMGFVLIGIFAFNGLALNGALMLAVCHGFATGALFMVAGWLQERMDTREMRLMGGLWAAAPMMGAATLFFALASLGAPGLGNFVGEFLVLLGAFRAYEVVASFAATGLVLAAVYSLWIVQRVFHGPYERKAGIKDLNGRELSAMVVMAAIIIWLGVYPQPVLDQLGRMVLAEGNGQITAQSPEDDVFSDFRIEPGIKHPGLLEI; this is translated from the coding sequence ATGATACTCGCGCTCCTCATAGCCATCCCCATTGCGTTCGGGGTTTTGGCCTGGTACTCGGACCGTATTAACGCTTCCCTGCCGAGGCGGTTGTCCTTCCTGGCCATGGCGATAGACCTTGGTCTCATCGTCTTGCTCTGGGCCGGGGCTGTCCCTCAAGAGGGCGTATGGATAGCTGAATTCAAGGTGAATTGGGTCCCACAGCTCGGCATATCGCTTCACTTCGCGATGGACGGGTTGAGCCTCGTCTTTACGGCCCTTACCGCAGCCTTGGGACTGGCTTCCATAGTGGCGTCATGGACGGAGGTAAAAGAACGCCCAGGCTTTTTCCACTTTAACCTTCTATGGGCGCTTGCCGGTATAATGGGCACATTTCTTTCAATGGACCTTTTTGTTTTTTATTTCTTCTGGGAGCTGATGCTATTCCCCATGTACTTCATGATCTCTGTATGGGGACACCGGAAGAGGCATTACGCGTCGGTTAAATTTTTCATTTTCACGCAGGCCGGGGGCTTGCTCATGCTCGTATCGATCCTCGCCCTCTATTTCATCCACGGCAGCTCTACAGGCGATTACTCCTTCGATTTTACGGACCTCAGTAGAACGGAACTTTCGCCGGTGGTGGAGGTACTTCTGATGCTGGGCTTTTTAGCAGCCTTCGCGGTAAAGCTTCCAATACTCCCTCTCCATACGTGGCTTCCTGACGCTCATACCGAAGCCCCGGCAGCGGGGAGCGTTATATTGGCAGGCCTGCTCCTAAAGACCGGCGCCTACGGCTTTATCCGGTTCATGCTCCCTCTATTCCCCGGCGCGTCATCTCTCTTCGCGCCCCTGGCGCTCGTGCTCGGCGCGGCCGCTGTCATCTACGGGGCTCTCCTTGCCTTCGCGCAAAGGGATATCAAAAGGCTTGTGGCGTATACGAGCGTAAGCCACATGGGCTTTGTGCTTATCGGCATTTTCGCTTTCAACGGCCTCGCCCTCAATGGGGCGCTTATGCTCGCTGTCTGCCACGGCTTTGCAACGGGCGCGCTCTTCATGGTGGCCGGCTGGCTCCAGGAGCGCATGGATACACGCGAAATGCGCCTCATGGGGGGGCTGTGGGCCGCGGCTCCGATGATGGGCGCCGCAACGCTCTTCTTCGCTCTCGCTTCCCTGGGCGCCCCAGGGCTCGGCAACTTCGTCGGGGAATTTCTGGTGCTCCTCGGCGCATTCCGCGCTTACGAGGTAGTTGCCTCATTCGCCGCAACCGGCCTTGTGCTCGCGGCCGTTTATTCGTTGTGGATAGTACAGCGTGTATTCCATGGGCCTTATGAAAGGAAGGCCGGGATCAAGGACCTCAACGGCCGAGAACTATCCGCGATGGTTGTTATGGCGGCGATCATAATCTGGCTCGGGGTCTATCCACAGCCTGTCCTTGATCAGCTTGGGCGGATGGTGCTGGCTGAGGGTAATGGCCAAATAACAGCGCAATCGCCGGAAGATGACGTGTTCAGTGATTTCAGGATAGAGCCGGGGATCAAACATCCAGGCTTATTGGAGATATAG
- a CDS encoding NADH-quinone oxidoreductase subunit N, with protein MSVPELIALLPLMLLAACPVALMLTIAFYRSHALSAAVCSIGLGISFVSLFIASGFAPVFVTDLILIDGYALFYMGLIIAAALLVSLMSFGCNMARPGLREEFYILVLLAALGASGMAASSHFASFFLSLETLSVSLYALIAFERKSVRGVEAGIKYLVLAGASSAFLLFGMALVYFQTGTMGFAGIAARAGGVDSLAMTAGLALIFAGAAFKLALVPFHMWTPDVYEGASSPVAALVATVSKGAVFALLLRFFILVDIYSYRPLFILFALIAVLSMFAGNLLALFQDNIKRLLAYSSIAHMGYLLVAMLSSGSLALTSAGYYLAAYFISMLGAFGSVTVLSGRENEREMIGEYRGLARTNPWLSGVFAGMLLSLAGIPLTAGFVGKFFLVASGIGSALWLLVIALAVNSAISIYYYLRIIAALYAPAPVEGAVEAAPAISLAGGAVMVFLAISLLLLGLYPAPFIRVVQMTLGILV; from the coding sequence ATGAGCGTGCCGGAGCTTATAGCCCTTTTGCCTTTGATGCTGCTTGCCGCGTGCCCTGTGGCCCTGATGCTCACAATCGCCTTTTATCGCTCTCACGCGCTATCTGCCGCGGTCTGCTCCATCGGGCTCGGCATCTCTTTTGTCTCTCTTTTTATCGCTTCCGGCTTTGCTCCTGTCTTTGTGACCGACCTCATCCTGATAGACGGCTACGCCCTTTTTTACATGGGGCTTATAATAGCCGCGGCCTTGCTCGTCAGCCTCATGTCGTTCGGCTGCAACATGGCGCGACCAGGGCTCCGCGAGGAGTTTTATATCCTTGTTCTCCTCGCCGCCCTGGGAGCGTCCGGGATGGCGGCGAGCAGCCATTTCGCCTCTTTCTTTTTAAGCCTTGAGACTTTGAGCGTATCACTTTATGCGCTCATAGCCTTCGAGCGCAAGAGCGTGCGCGGCGTTGAGGCAGGGATAAAATACCTCGTCCTTGCCGGGGCCTCATCCGCTTTTCTGCTCTTCGGCATGGCGCTTGTATACTTCCAAACCGGCACGATGGGTTTTGCCGGTATCGCGGCGAGGGCAGGTGGGGTAGACTCTTTGGCGATGACAGCCGGGCTTGCCCTGATATTCGCAGGGGCCGCCTTTAAGCTCGCGCTTGTGCCGTTCCACATGTGGACGCCCGATGTCTACGAAGGAGCGAGCTCTCCTGTGGCCGCGCTCGTGGCAACGGTCTCCAAGGGGGCGGTCTTTGCCCTCCTCCTCCGGTTTTTCATTCTTGTAGACATATACTCGTACAGGCCCCTTTTCATCCTATTCGCTCTTATCGCGGTCTTATCCATGTTCGCCGGGAACCTGCTTGCGCTCTTTCAGGACAATATCAAACGCCTGCTCGCATATTCGTCTATCGCGCACATGGGCTATCTGCTCGTCGCCATGCTATCAAGCGGCTCTCTTGCCTTGACCTCCGCGGGTTACTATCTGGCGGCGTATTTTATATCCATGCTCGGCGCGTTCGGTTCTGTTACCGTACTCTCGGGAAGGGAGAATGAAAGGGAGATGATAGGCGAGTACAGGGGGCTTGCAAGGACAAACCCATGGCTCTCGGGGGTCTTCGCAGGCATGCTCCTTTCGCTTGCCGGGATACCCCTTACGGCCGGGTTTGTCGGGAAGTTCTTTCTTGTCGCCAGCGGCATTGGTTCCGCCCTCTGGCTGCTCGTCATCGCCCTGGCGGTCAACAGCGCCATAAGCATCTATTATTATCTGAGGATAATAGCCGCTCTTTACGCGCCCGCGCCTGTTGAAGGGGCGGTAGAGGCCGCGCCAGCCATCTCGCTTGCCGGAGGAGCGGTGATG